TCTACGTCCAGTTCGAGACCACCGGCGCCGGCCTCGACGCCTTCCTCGCGGGGCTGGGCGTCGACCGGGACGCCCTGAAGCGGGGCAAGATCGCCATCAGTGACCGCGCCCAGCGGGTCACCGGTTGGGAGTTCGGCGGGTCCGGCTCCTGGTGGGGCCTGGTCAACGAGCAGCGCAACCCGGCACCCACCCAGGACGTCGTCGTGAACATGGAGAACCCGGACTACCCCATGGTCTACGTGGTCTCCCGCACCGTTCCCTGACCGCGCCCCCGCGGCGAGCGGGCCCCGACAGGCCGCCGGAGCCGATTGTCAGACCCCGCCCGTAGAGTCGAAGACATCTGATCGGGCCTGCGGGCGGGAGGTGACAGGACGTATGAGCGACACGGCTGTGGTGGACGTGATGGCCGGCGGGCGAGCGGGGGAGCGCGGACAACCGCGCCAGGCCGAGGAGCCCACGGCGTCCGTCCCCCTCCGGCTCGCGGCCGTCTTCCTCCCCGCTCCCCTCCCGCGCGACGGACGGATCGCCTTCTGGGACCCGGAGGGCGGCGCCGTCACCTCCGAGCCTCCCGTCACCTCCGAGCTGCCCCCCGCCGCGGAGCGGGCCGCGTCTGCCGCCTCCGCAGTCGTGGCGGGCTCGGCGCCCGCCGGGTCCCGCACGGCTGCGTCCGCCGCGCCGGCCGGATCTCGCACGGCCGCCGTCGCCGCGTCGCCGGATGCGGGCCCCGTCGCCGCCGGAGGCACCGCCCGGCCCATCGAACCCACCGAGCTCACCGTCGTACGCCGGCACGGCGCCGGGGTACGGCGCAGGACGACGACCGCGCTGTCGCTGCCGGTCGGTGAGGCGCTGCCCCTGCTGGTGCGCGCCCGGCACGACCCGGCCGCCCACCCGGCCACCGCCTGCTGGGGAGCGGCGGCCCTGCACGCCCTGCGGCTCACCGCGCGCGGCCGGCTCCTGCCCGGCCTGACGGCGACCGGGCACGACGCCTGGCGGGCCGGCCCACTGGACCCCGACGACATCGCACACCTGCGCGCGGTGGCCGCCGCACTGCCCCCGGAGGGCCACGCGGTCCCGCTGGACGGCCCGGGCCCGATCCGGCTTCCGGAGCCGGAAGCGCTGGTCCGCGCCTTCCTGGACGCCGTCGCCGACACCCTGCCCCGCACTCCGGCCGCGCCCCACGCCTCCGGCCGGCCCTTCGCGGCACGCGGAGCGCAGCACCTGCCCGGCGCCCACGACTGGGCCGCGGAGGTCGCCGCGGGCATGGACGCGGGCGTGCGGATCTCGCTCCGCCTGGACCTGTCGGCGTACGACCTGTTCGACGCGGACGGCGACGGCAGCGGCGGCGCGCGCAGCGCCGGAGCGGCGGTCGTGCAGGTCCACAGCCTCGCCGACCCCACCCTGGTGGCCGACGCTGCGGACCTGTGGTCGGGAGCGGCCGACGCGGCGTTCGGCCCCCGCACGCGCGTGGACGCCGCCCTCGCGGTGCGGCGCGCGGCGCGTGTCTGGCCGCCGCTCGACCGGCTCACCGAGCAGGACGTACCCGACGTCCTCAGCCTCTCCGAGGAGGAGGTCACCGACCTGCTGGGCGTGGCCGCCGGCCGGCTCGCCGGCGCCGGGGTCGCGGTGCACTGGCCCCGTGACCTGGCCCAGGACCTCACCGCGACCGCGGTGGTCCGGCCCGCGCCCGGCTCGGCGACGGACGGCACGGGCTTCTTCGAGAGCGAGGACCTCCTTCAGTTCCGCTGGCAGCTGGCGATCGGCGGCGACCCGCTCACCGAGGCCGAGATGGACACCCTGGCGGAGGCCCACCGCCCGGTCGTCCGGCTCCGCGACCGGTGGGTGCTGGTCGACCCGGGCCTGGTCCGCCGCGCCCGCAAGCGTGACCTCGGCCTGCTCGACCCGGTCGACGCCCTGTCGGTCGCCCTCACCGGCAGCGCGGAGGCGGACGGCGAGACGGTCGAGGTGGTGCCGGTGGGCGCGCTGGCCGCACTGCGCGACCGGCTCACGGCGGGCGTGGGTCCCGCCGAACCACCGCCCGGCCTGCACGCCACCCTCCGCGACTACCAGCTGCGCGGCCTGGCCTGGCTCGACCTCATGACCTCGCTCGGCCTGGGCGGCTGCCTCGCCGACGACATGGGCCTCGGCAAGACGGTCACGGTCATCGCGCTGCACCTAGAGCGGGCCCGCACGGAACCGACGCTGGTGGTCTGCCCCGCCTCCCTCCTGGGCAACTGGCAGCGGGAGATCACCCGGTTCGCGCCCGGCGTCCCGGTCCGCCGCTTCCACGGCAGCGACCGCACCCTGGACGACCTGGCCGGCGGCTTCGTCCTCACCACCTACGGCACGATGCGCTCCGCCGCGGCCACCCTGGCCGAGCAGCGCTGGGGCATGGTCGTCGCGGACGAGGCACAGCACGTCAAGAACCCGTACTCGGCGACCGCGAAGGCCCTGCGCACCATCCCGTCCCCCGCACGCGTCGCCCTGACCGGCACACCGGTGGAGAACAACCTCTCCGAGCTCTGGGCGCTCCTCGACTGGACCACCCCAGGCCTCCTCGGCCCCCTCAAGTCCTTCCGCGCCCGGCACGCCCGAGCGGTGGAGAACGGCGAGGACGAGCAGGCGGTGGAGCGCCTCGCCCGGCTGATCCGCCCCTTCCTGCTGCGCCGCAAGAAGTCCGACCCGGGCATCGTCCCGGAGCTGCCGCCGAAGACCGAGACGGACCACCCCGTCCCGCTCACCCGCGAACAGGCCTCGCTGTACGAGGCGGTGGTGCGCGAGTCGATGCTCGCCATCGAGGCGGCGGAGGGCATGGGCCGCCGGGGCCTCGTCCTCAAGCTGCTGACCTCGCTGAAGCAGATCTGCGACCACCCCGCGCTGTTCCTGAAGGAGGAGCACCCGCCGGGCGGCGGCGACCGTCTGAGCGCCCGCTCCGGCAAACTCGCGCTGCTGGACGAGCTGCTGGACACGGTCCTCGCCGAGGACGGCTCGGTGCTCGTCTTCACCCAGTACGTGGGCATGGCCCGCCTCATCACCTCCCACCTGGCCGTCCGCGCGGTCCCCGTCGACCTGCTGCACGGCGGCACGCCGGTCCCGGAGCGGGAGCGCATGGTCGACCGCTTCCAGAGCGGGGCGACGCCCGTTCTCGTCCTGTCCCTCAAGGCCGCCGGCACCGGCCTGAACCTGACCCGTGCGGGCCACGTCGTGCACTTCGACCGCTGGTGGAACCCGGCCGTCGAGGAGCAGGCCACCGACCGCGCCTACCGCATCGGCCAGACCCAGCCGGTCCAGGTCCACCGCCTCATCACCGAGGGCACAGTCGAGGACCGCATCGCCGAGATGCTCCAGTCCAAGCGGGCGCTGGCCGACGCGGTCCTCGGCTCGGGCGAGTCGGCCCTCACCGAGCTGACCGCCCGTGAGCTGTCCGACCTGGTGTCCCTGCGGAGGCCGTCATGACCCCCCGGCCCGCCGACGAGGCCCGCCGCGCCCTGCGCGCGGCGCGCGAGCGCGGCGGGGAGACGCCGGCCTCCTCCGCGGAGGCGGCCGCCGCCCCCACCCTCCCGGACGCCGCGCGGCCCGAGCCGGCGCGTGAACGCGGCGAGGAGAGCGAGGGTTCGCATGCGCACGACCGTGGCCCGCGCGGGGACCGGGACGGCGACGTCGATCGCGGTGGGGACCGCGGCCAGGGCTGGGGGCCGGTCCGGGGTCGGGACGGCGACGCCGATCTCGGCGGGGACCGCGACCAGGGCCGGGGCCCGGTCCGGGGCCGGGACCTGGACCTGGACCTGGGCCCGGATCAGGACCGAGAGCGGGAACATGATCAGGCCCAGGGCGAGGACCGGGACCGGGACCGGGACTGGGGTTGGGATCAAAGTCGGCTCCGGGGCCAGGGCGACCCCGACCGGGCCCCGGCCCGCGACCAGCACCCGGACCCGGACCAGCACCCGGGCTCGGACCAGCACCCGGACCCGGACCCGGATCGGGAGCCGGCCCGCGACCAGCACCCGGACCCGGACCCGGATCGGGAGCCGGCCCGCGACCAGCACCCGGACCCGGACCCGGACCCGGACCCGGACCAGCATCGGGAGCCGGACCGCGCCCAGCACCCGGGCCCGGACCCGGACCAGACCAAGGACGAGCGCACCGGCACGCGCCCGGGGGACGTCGCGCGCGCGGCGCTGCGCAGCGCCCGCACCGCGCGAGGGGGCACCGCGTCGCCGGACGCGAACCGGGACAGCGGCCCGCCGCACCGCCCCGGTGTTCCGGGAGAGGAGGACGCCGACCGCCCCGACGAGGTGATCGGGAGCGCTCGGCCGGTCGCCCCCGGAGGCACGACAGCCCCCACCCCGACGGACCGCTCCGGTGACGCGCCGGCCGGCCGGCCGGCGGATGTGGCACGTGAGGCCTTGCGGGCGGCACGTCGGCAGGCGCGGGTCGACTCGGCGACCAAGGGCGCGGCGAGTCCCCGCCGCCCGTCCCGCCCGGTCGGGGGCCCGCAGGTGGCGGGCGGTTCGCCTTCCGCCGCCGCCCGCGCCCGCGCCCTGCGGGACTTCGCCGCGGACGCCTTCCGGCTGCCCCCGGAGACTGATCCCGCCGGGACGACCGCGCCTTCCGCTGAGCCGGTGCCCTCCGAACCCCGGACCCCCGAACCCTTGCCTCCGCCTTCCGAGCCTCTGCCCCCCGAGCCCCTGCCCTCCGATCAACAGACCCCTGAGTCCCTCTCCTCCGCATCCGTGCGCTCCGGGCAGCTCACCGGAGAGCCGTCCGTGGACCGGGCCGACGCAACCGTCCCGCCCGTTGAGCCGCCGTCCCCTCGGTCGGCGTCCCCTCGGTCGGCGTCCCCTGAACCGACGTCCCCTGACCCGGCGCCCTCTCACCCCCTGCCCCCTGACCCGCCGTCCCCGGGGCCGTCCTCCCCTGAGCCGCCGTCCGCGGCACCCTCTCCGTACGAGCCACCGCGTCCGCACCACCGTGCGGCGGCGCACCCGGAGCGTGAGCCGGGCGAAGCGGACCGGGCCGCGCATGGGCGTTCGCGCCCGGCACCGCACAGAGCACCCTCGCGAGAGCCGTACGAGGATGCCCCGCCCACGACACCCCCCGCGCCGCCCGTGCGGACAACCGCGCCCCCCGCATCGGCCGTGGACCACCACACCTCCGGCACCACCCCCCGCGCGCCCCGCTCCATGGCGGCCCCCGACCGGGACGGCGAGCTCCGCCGTACCTTCCCCGCCCTGCCGCCCGGGCCGGCGGCGAGCGAGGACTTCGCCGGGACATGGTGGGGAAACGCGTGGGTGACCGCCTTGGAGGAGGGCGCC
This region of Streptomyces ambofaciens ATCC 23877 genomic DNA includes:
- a CDS encoding DEAD/DEAH box helicase; its protein translation is MSDTAVVDVMAGGRAGERGQPRQAEEPTASVPLRLAAVFLPAPLPRDGRIAFWDPEGGAVTSEPPVTSELPPAAERAASAASAVVAGSAPAGSRTAASAAPAGSRTAAVAASPDAGPVAAGGTARPIEPTELTVVRRHGAGVRRRTTTALSLPVGEALPLLVRARHDPAAHPATACWGAAALHALRLTARGRLLPGLTATGHDAWRAGPLDPDDIAHLRAVAAALPPEGHAVPLDGPGPIRLPEPEALVRAFLDAVADTLPRTPAAPHASGRPFAARGAQHLPGAHDWAAEVAAGMDAGVRISLRLDLSAYDLFDADGDGSGGARSAGAAVVQVHSLADPTLVADAADLWSGAADAAFGPRTRVDAALAVRRAARVWPPLDRLTEQDVPDVLSLSEEEVTDLLGVAAGRLAGAGVAVHWPRDLAQDLTATAVVRPAPGSATDGTGFFESEDLLQFRWQLAIGGDPLTEAEMDTLAEAHRPVVRLRDRWVLVDPGLVRRARKRDLGLLDPVDALSVALTGSAEADGETVEVVPVGALAALRDRLTAGVGPAEPPPGLHATLRDYQLRGLAWLDLMTSLGLGGCLADDMGLGKTVTVIALHLERARTEPTLVVCPASLLGNWQREITRFAPGVPVRRFHGSDRTLDDLAGGFVLTTYGTMRSAAATLAEQRWGMVVADEAQHVKNPYSATAKALRTIPSPARVALTGTPVENNLSELWALLDWTTPGLLGPLKSFRARHARAVENGEDEQAVERLARLIRPFLLRRKKSDPGIVPELPPKTETDHPVPLTREQASLYEAVVRESMLAIEAAEGMGRRGLVLKLLTSLKQICDHPALFLKEEHPPGGGDRLSARSGKLALLDELLDTVLAEDGSVLVFTQYVGMARLITSHLAVRAVPVDLLHGGTPVPERERMVDRFQSGATPVLVLSLKAAGTGLNLTRAGHVVHFDRWWNPAVEEQATDRAYRIGQTQPVQVHRLITEGTVEDRIAEMLQSKRALADAVLGSGESALTELTARELSDLVSLRRPS